A stretch of the Sorangium aterium genome encodes the following:
- a CDS encoding peroxiredoxin: MSLEIGKPFPRFALPNQDGKTVKLEDFAGQWLVLYVYPKDDTPGCTIQGKSFTASKADFDEANIAVVGVSADDVASHKSFCDKFSFTIDLLADTGHELLKAAGVGQSEWKGTLYWDRTTFVIDPSGVLRRTYLKVKPDGHEQALLNDIAELKAQA, from the coding sequence ATGAGCCTCGAGATTGGAAAGCCGTTTCCGCGCTTCGCGCTGCCGAACCAGGACGGCAAGACCGTGAAGCTCGAGGATTTCGCGGGCCAATGGCTCGTGCTCTACGTCTATCCGAAGGACGACACGCCGGGTTGCACGATCCAGGGCAAGTCGTTCACGGCCTCCAAGGCAGATTTCGACGAGGCCAACATCGCCGTGGTCGGCGTCAGCGCGGACGACGTCGCGTCGCACAAGAGCTTCTGCGACAAGTTCTCGTTCACCATCGACCTGCTCGCCGACACGGGCCACGAGCTGCTCAAGGCCGCGGGCGTCGGGCAGAGCGAGTGGAAAGGCACCCTGTACTGGGACCGGACGACATTCGTCATCGATCCGTCGGGCGTGCTGCGAAGGACCTACCTGAAGGTGAAGCCGGACGGGCACGAGCAGGCCCTCCTCAACGACATCGCGGAGCTCAAGGCCCAGGCCTGA
- a CDS encoding metallophosphoesterase family protein, with translation MAAPTALRLAWATDVHLNFLSREELAAFCSTLAATASDAVLFTGDIAEAESLRPLLETVAEAIERPLYFVLGNHDFYRGSIAAVRAMAAELSATSPWLRWLPSIPHVELGPDTALVGHDGWADARFGDYERSPVMLNDYVLIQELASLDRRGRREALHRLGDEAAEYLRRVLPQALERYRRVIVATHVPPFKEACWHEGQISNDDWLPHFTCKATGEAIREAAVRHPDRRVEVLCGHTHGAGVAEILPNLVVQTGGAEYGEPAVQGVIGTA, from the coding sequence ATGGCCGCGCCGACCGCGCTCCGCCTCGCCTGGGCGACCGACGTCCACCTCAACTTCCTCTCCCGCGAAGAACTCGCCGCCTTCTGCTCCACCCTCGCCGCAACCGCCTCCGATGCGGTCCTCTTCACCGGCGACATCGCCGAAGCCGAGAGCCTCCGCCCCCTCCTCGAGACCGTCGCCGAGGCCATCGAGCGCCCGCTCTACTTCGTCCTCGGCAACCACGATTTCTACCGCGGGAGCATCGCCGCCGTACGCGCGATGGCCGCCGAGCTCTCGGCCACCTCCCCCTGGCTCAGGTGGCTCCCGTCGATCCCCCACGTCGAGCTCGGCCCGGACACCGCCCTCGTCGGCCACGACGGCTGGGCCGACGCCCGCTTCGGCGACTACGAGAGATCGCCCGTCATGCTCAACGATTACGTGCTCATCCAGGAGCTCGCCTCCCTCGACCGGCGCGGCCGGAGAGAGGCCTTGCACCGCCTCGGCGACGAGGCCGCGGAATACCTGCGCCGCGTCTTGCCACAGGCCCTCGAGCGGTACCGGCGCGTCATCGTCGCCACGCACGTCCCCCCGTTCAAGGAGGCCTGCTGGCACGAAGGCCAGATCTCCAACGACGATTGGCTCCCCCATTTCACCTGCAAGGCCACAGGCGAGGCGATCCGCGAGGCCGCCGTGCGGCACCCGGACCGGCGGGTCGAGGTGCTCTGCGGCCACACCCACGGCGCCGGCGTGGCGGAGATCCTCCCGAACCTCGTCGTGCAGACCGGCGGCGCCGAGTACGGCGAGCCCGCGGTGCAAGGCGTCATCGGGACCGCGTAG
- a CDS encoding alpha/beta hydrolase translates to MPTNDPDSQLDELLRALDANPRATDVFYPRQVNTSPPAGATDYDIPVAPGVTLGARWHLSDPGNPTVLAFHGNGETVPDYDDIAEGWHDIGLNLFMVDYRGYGWSRGQPTMRSLHEDPLKVSDFFQRELAEKSRASGLDRPPVPVLFGRSLGSSPASRIAAHRGDAYRALLLESGFSDVRHLLALFEIDLGDLRDEAHRSFSNPELLRNVEIPVLVLHGARDTLLPPDHARENHAAVRHERKALHLIDGAGHNDILLFASAYFGAIRAFLQKH, encoded by the coding sequence ATGCCGACGAACGACCCCGACAGCCAGCTCGACGAGCTCCTTCGCGCGCTCGACGCAAACCCTCGCGCCACCGACGTCTTCTATCCCAGGCAAGTGAACACGAGCCCCCCCGCCGGCGCGACGGACTACGACATCCCCGTGGCCCCCGGGGTGACGCTCGGCGCGCGCTGGCACCTGTCCGATCCGGGCAATCCGACCGTGCTCGCGTTCCACGGCAATGGTGAGACCGTCCCCGACTACGACGACATCGCCGAGGGCTGGCACGACATCGGGCTCAACCTCTTCATGGTCGATTACCGCGGCTATGGCTGGAGCCGCGGACAGCCGACGATGCGCTCGCTCCATGAAGATCCCTTGAAGGTCTCCGACTTCTTCCAGCGCGAGCTCGCCGAGAAGAGCCGCGCTTCAGGCCTCGACCGGCCGCCGGTGCCGGTGCTCTTCGGCCGCTCGCTCGGCAGCTCCCCGGCGTCGCGCATCGCCGCGCACCGCGGCGACGCGTACCGCGCGCTCCTCCTCGAGAGCGGGTTCAGCGACGTTCGGCACCTGCTCGCCCTCTTCGAGATCGACCTCGGCGATCTGCGCGACGAGGCGCACCGCAGCTTCTCGAACCCGGAGCTCCTGAGGAACGTCGAGATCCCGGTCCTCGTCCTGCACGGCGCGCGCGACACGCTGCTCCCGCCGGACCACGCCCGCGAGAACCATGCCGCCGTCCGCCACGAGAGGAAGGCCCTGCACCTCATCGACGGCGCCGGGCACAACGATATCCTCCTCTTCGCGTCCGCCTATTTCGGAGCGATACGGGCCTTCCTGCAGAAGCACTGA
- a CDS encoding metallophosphoesterase family protein, whose translation MSAAVAGGNGEPRKRRVAASSDLHCRPEHGARMREIVKAVNAEAELLVLCGDLTDRGHPEEAKVLADALAGLSVPCAAVFGNHDLDRGAGAEIAKLLGDAGVEVLDGDHLILRDDIGVAGVKGFMGGFGSATLQAFGEGPLKAFVQEAVTEALKLEAALSQLDSEKKIVIMHYTPILETTVGENVEIRPFLGTSRLAAPIDLYGADVVFHGHAHHGALEGRMSNGTPVYNVAMPLLRKLTGKSFLLFEV comes from the coding sequence ATGAGCGCCGCCGTCGCCGGAGGGAACGGGGAGCCGCGCAAGCGCCGCGTCGCGGCGTCCTCGGATCTGCACTGCCGGCCGGAGCACGGCGCCAGGATGCGCGAGATCGTGAAGGCGGTGAACGCCGAGGCGGAGCTGCTCGTGCTGTGCGGCGATCTCACCGATCGCGGCCATCCCGAGGAGGCGAAGGTGCTGGCGGACGCGCTCGCCGGGCTCTCCGTGCCGTGCGCCGCCGTGTTCGGCAACCACGATCTCGACCGGGGGGCGGGCGCCGAGATCGCGAAGCTCCTGGGCGACGCGGGCGTCGAGGTGCTCGACGGGGATCACCTGATCTTGCGCGACGACATCGGGGTTGCCGGCGTGAAGGGCTTCATGGGCGGCTTCGGGAGCGCGACGCTCCAGGCGTTCGGCGAGGGCCCGCTCAAGGCTTTCGTGCAGGAGGCCGTGACCGAGGCGCTGAAGCTCGAGGCGGCGCTGTCCCAGCTCGACAGCGAGAAGAAGATCGTGATCATGCATTACACGCCGATCCTCGAGACGACCGTCGGCGAGAACGTGGAGATAAGGCCCTTCCTTGGGACGAGCCGCCTGGCCGCGCCGATCGATCTGTACGGCGCCGACGTGGTCTTCCACGGCCACGCGCACCACGGGGCGCTCGAGGGGCGCATGTCGAACGGGACTCCGGTTTACAATGTGGCGATGCCGCTGCTCAGGAAGCTGACGGGGAAGTCGTTTCTGCTGTTCGAGGTGTGA
- a CDS encoding NAD-dependent succinate-semialdehyde dehydrogenase translates to MNTAIATINPATGETIETFEPLSSAALEQKVARAHAAFRSFRQTPIAERAQKLRRAADILDGEKEQLGQLMTLEMGKTIGSAIAEAQKCATACRYYADNAERLLAPEEVATDAGRSYVAFHPLGVVLAIMPWNFPFWQVFRFAAPALVAGNVGLLKHASNVPRCALAIEDILRRAGFPEGVFQALLAGTDVVPRLLADPRVAAATLTGSENAGRSVGAHAGKHLKKVVLELGGSDPFIVLPSADLNAAVGTAIRARIINNGQSCIAAKRFIVHESIAPEFEQRFVATMRRLRVGDPMDPSVDVGPLATPQIAAELEEQVRASVAAGALLLTGGKRLKGPGNYFPPTVLTDVQRPSPAADDELFGPVAAVFRVTDLDEAIHMANSTRFGLGASVWTRDADERERLINELDAGQVFVNGMVVSDPRLPFGGVKMSGYGRELSSYGLREFVNVKTVWIAKDERPRGLPASE, encoded by the coding sequence GTGAACACCGCCATCGCGACGATCAATCCAGCGACCGGAGAGACGATCGAGACGTTCGAACCCCTCTCGTCAGCGGCGCTGGAGCAGAAGGTGGCGCGCGCGCACGCCGCGTTCCGCAGCTTCCGGCAGACCCCGATCGCCGAGCGGGCCCAGAAGCTGCGCCGGGCAGCCGACATCCTCGACGGCGAGAAGGAGCAGCTCGGGCAGCTCATGACGCTCGAGATGGGGAAGACCATCGGCTCCGCCATCGCCGAGGCCCAGAAGTGCGCGACCGCGTGCCGCTACTACGCCGACAACGCCGAGCGCCTGCTCGCCCCCGAAGAGGTCGCCACCGACGCGGGCAGGAGCTACGTGGCCTTCCATCCGCTCGGCGTGGTGCTCGCGATCATGCCGTGGAACTTCCCGTTCTGGCAGGTCTTCCGCTTCGCCGCGCCGGCGCTCGTCGCAGGCAACGTCGGCCTCCTCAAGCACGCCTCGAACGTCCCCCGCTGCGCGCTCGCCATCGAGGACATCCTCCGCCGGGCCGGCTTTCCGGAGGGGGTCTTCCAGGCGCTGCTCGCGGGGACCGACGTCGTGCCGCGCCTCCTCGCCGACCCGCGCGTCGCGGCCGCGACGCTCACCGGCAGCGAGAACGCGGGGCGCAGCGTCGGCGCCCACGCCGGAAAGCACCTCAAGAAGGTGGTGCTCGAGCTCGGCGGCAGCGATCCGTTCATCGTCCTGCCGAGCGCCGACCTCAACGCCGCCGTGGGGACCGCGATCCGCGCGCGCATCATCAACAACGGCCAGTCCTGCATCGCGGCGAAGCGCTTCATCGTGCACGAGTCGATCGCGCCCGAGTTCGAGCAGCGCTTCGTCGCGACCATGCGGCGCCTGCGGGTCGGCGACCCGATGGATCCGTCGGTCGACGTCGGGCCGCTCGCCACCCCGCAGATCGCCGCGGAGCTCGAGGAGCAGGTGCGGGCGTCGGTGGCCGCGGGCGCGCTCCTCCTCACCGGAGGCAAGCGGCTGAAGGGGCCGGGCAACTACTTCCCGCCGACCGTGCTCACCGACGTCCAGCGCCCCTCCCCCGCCGCCGACGACGAGCTCTTCGGCCCGGTCGCGGCGGTCTTCCGCGTCACCGACCTCGACGAGGCCATCCACATGGCGAACTCCACCCGGTTCGGCCTCGGGGCGAGCGTCTGGACCCGCGACGCCGACGAGCGCGAGCGCCTCATCAACGAGCTCGACGCCGGCCAGGTGTTCGTCAACGGGATGGTCGTGTCCGATCCCCGGCTGCCGTTCGGCGGCGTCAAGATGTCCGGCTACGGCCGCGAGCTCTCCTCGTACGGCCTGCGCGAGTTCGTGAACGTCAAGACCGTCTGGATCGCCAAGGACGAGCGGCCGAGGGGCCTGCCTGCGTCCGAGTGA
- a CDS encoding dienelactone hydrolase family protein encodes MSLPGFAETQFSHGGVARVVYRRGAGPGVVVMHEIPGITPSVAAFAERVADAGFTVFVPHLFGTPGKPDTPPYIVEQVARACISREFHVLASRQASPITDWLRALCRDVHAELGGKGVGAIGMCLTGNFALALMVDPAIAAPVLSQPSLPFPLSRERRAGLHLSDDALRTVKERVAAGTPVLGLRFTHDPMCPKERFDRLRAELGDGFEGIEIDSSAGNPHGIRRTAHSVLTRDLVDREGHPTREALTRVLAFFRERLHP; translated from the coding sequence ATGTCGCTCCCCGGCTTCGCGGAAACGCAGTTCTCGCACGGCGGCGTGGCGCGGGTGGTCTACCGCCGCGGCGCGGGCCCGGGTGTCGTCGTCATGCACGAGATCCCGGGCATCACCCCGTCGGTCGCGGCGTTCGCCGAGCGCGTGGCGGACGCCGGCTTCACCGTCTTCGTGCCGCACCTCTTCGGGACGCCCGGCAAGCCGGACACGCCCCCCTACATCGTCGAGCAGGTGGCCCGCGCCTGCATCAGCCGCGAGTTCCACGTGCTCGCGTCCAGGCAGGCGAGCCCGATCACCGACTGGCTGCGCGCGCTCTGCCGCGACGTCCACGCGGAGCTCGGGGGCAAGGGCGTCGGCGCGATCGGCATGTGCCTGACCGGCAACTTCGCGCTGGCGCTGATGGTCGACCCTGCCATCGCGGCGCCCGTGCTGAGCCAGCCGTCGCTGCCCTTCCCGCTCTCGCGCGAGCGCCGGGCCGGGCTCCACCTCTCCGACGACGCCCTCCGCACCGTCAAGGAGCGCGTCGCCGCCGGCACCCCGGTGCTCGGGCTCCGCTTCACCCACGATCCGATGTGCCCGAAGGAGCGGTTCGACCGGCTCCGGGCCGAGCTCGGCGACGGCTTCGAGGGGATCGAGATCGACTCGTCCGCAGGCAACCCCCACGGGATCCGGCGCACCGCCCATTCGGTCCTGACCCGCGATCTGGTCGACCGCGAGGGCCACCCGACGCGCGAGGCGCTCACGCGCGTCCTCGCCTTCTTCCGCGAGCGACTCCACCCCTGA
- a CDS encoding DUF1801 domain-containing protein: MAALLSEYPPSAQQLTLRVRKLLLRIIPDVHEHVYPSWRLISFRMGSGDQHKICWLAPQRFGVTLGFERGAELPDPNGLLTGEAKQARNVHVRSAKDVDVPAIAALVAAAVALHRDR; the protein is encoded by the coding sequence GTGGCCGCACTGCTGAGCGAGTATCCTCCTTCAGCGCAACAGCTGACCTTGCGCGTGCGCAAGCTGCTCCTCCGCATCATTCCCGACGTCCACGAGCACGTCTATCCAAGCTGGCGGCTCATCAGCTTCCGAATGGGCAGCGGCGACCAACACAAGATCTGCTGGCTCGCCCCGCAGCGCTTCGGCGTGACCCTCGGCTTCGAGCGCGGGGCCGAGCTGCCGGATCCGAACGGCCTGCTCACCGGCGAGGCCAAGCAGGCCAGGAACGTCCATGTCCGCTCCGCCAAGGACGTGGACGTCCCCGCGATCGCCGCGCTGGTCGCGGCCGCCGTCGCGCTCCACCGGGACCGGTGA
- a CDS encoding substrate-binding domain-containing protein, whose amino-acid sequence MTTGLDVFSTLHDLVRRAMEGLPGARRGSLLIRTGRRLSYRAIVGLDGLLAGQGNMPSDGGVLSESAPFGPAAAPEAAHGPCLVPAAAWYRAHLPELAEAPGWPLDGVHVHVVPVPMFGAPGAYLALEQPDAAPLSGPWRALVESIAVSVGVVLERRGLFKEKAQSAQELRLLEEVLSSVAESVDLLQLIETLADGIRSVQTGPRWSAIDLVILEDAGGEGRVADGWRGSHDAGGARGQPMIRVYKAPRRPLTAYWNNLRDGALAAGRDLRVGVEFRSVMSAAAAAQEALLEEGIRRRVDGIAIAPIDPVALEPAIDRAMAAGIPVITIDTPAAPGSRSLLYVGTDNRAAGRIAGEAMLRLMPQGGEITVQAESFAVPNAQGRIEGLREAIAGSSVRVASLSENLFNVESAIALAVDVVRSNPGLAGALGVCSENGPSLGLASMRLGRAGDLKVVAFDLVTSTVAMLQDGVIHAAIVQREYDMGYRGVQALYEMATRGVPEALADLPASRCIDTGVDLVTLERTPFSSALSDHLALSSARRIANRRLGAGGRERALEFLVIGMAQRESLVDDERAPVTDDSLVGRVMRSCSSLVIDTASSEHQRFRDVAEARRSGARTLVGVPLLSREAVLGVLVLASPQPDACSATDLALIERVAAVAAVAIENARLLSRIKERTRALESLSSRQEALLETIAAMSSPVVPIARGVLVMPIVGALDTHRSGRFIEAMLKEISEHQARVVIIDVTGMAVVDASAANHLAQAARAAGLLGAEVVLVGIAPETARLMVEQGLDLGAIVTRSTLELGFSYALGKTGGRVVQGRR is encoded by the coding sequence ATGACCACCGGACTGGACGTTTTCTCGACCCTCCACGACCTCGTGCGACGAGCCATGGAGGGCCTCCCCGGCGCGCGGCGCGGGAGCCTGCTGATTCGCACAGGCCGACGACTCTCCTACAGAGCGATCGTCGGGCTCGACGGCCTCCTGGCGGGCCAGGGGAACATGCCGTCCGACGGCGGGGTGCTCAGCGAATCGGCTCCGTTCGGCCCCGCCGCGGCGCCCGAGGCGGCGCACGGCCCGTGCCTCGTCCCCGCGGCCGCGTGGTACCGGGCGCACCTTCCCGAGCTCGCGGAAGCGCCTGGCTGGCCGCTCGACGGCGTCCACGTCCACGTCGTACCGGTGCCCATGTTCGGCGCGCCTGGCGCTTACCTCGCCCTGGAGCAGCCGGACGCGGCGCCGCTCTCGGGCCCGTGGCGCGCGCTCGTGGAGTCGATCGCGGTGAGCGTGGGCGTCGTGCTCGAGCGGCGCGGCCTCTTCAAGGAGAAGGCGCAGAGCGCCCAGGAGCTGCGCCTGCTCGAGGAGGTGCTGAGCTCCGTCGCCGAGTCGGTCGATCTCCTCCAGCTCATCGAGACGCTCGCGGACGGGATCCGGAGCGTGCAGACCGGCCCGCGCTGGAGCGCGATCGACCTCGTCATCCTGGAGGATGCCGGGGGCGAGGGGCGCGTCGCCGATGGATGGCGCGGATCCCACGACGCGGGCGGCGCGCGAGGCCAGCCGATGATCCGCGTCTACAAGGCTCCCCGCCGGCCGTTGACGGCGTACTGGAACAACCTGCGGGACGGCGCGCTGGCGGCGGGGCGCGATCTCCGGGTCGGGGTCGAGTTCAGGAGCGTCATGTCCGCCGCCGCCGCGGCTCAGGAGGCGCTCCTCGAGGAAGGGATCCGCCGGCGGGTGGACGGGATCGCGATCGCGCCCATCGACCCCGTGGCGCTCGAGCCGGCCATCGACCGCGCGATGGCGGCGGGTATCCCGGTCATCACGATCGACACGCCGGCCGCCCCAGGCAGCCGGTCGTTGCTCTACGTCGGGACCGACAACCGGGCCGCCGGGAGGATCGCGGGCGAGGCGATGCTGCGGCTCATGCCGCAGGGAGGCGAGATCACCGTCCAGGCGGAGTCCTTCGCCGTGCCGAACGCCCAGGGGCGCATCGAGGGGCTCCGCGAGGCGATCGCCGGCTCGTCGGTCCGCGTGGCGTCGCTCTCGGAGAACCTGTTCAATGTGGAGAGCGCGATCGCGCTCGCCGTCGACGTGGTGCGGTCGAACCCCGGCCTCGCCGGCGCCCTGGGGGTGTGCAGCGAGAACGGCCCCAGCCTGGGGCTTGCCTCGATGCGGCTCGGGCGAGCCGGCGATCTCAAGGTGGTCGCCTTCGATCTCGTCACCTCGACGGTCGCGATGCTCCAGGACGGCGTGATCCACGCGGCGATCGTGCAGCGCGAGTACGACATGGGGTACCGCGGCGTGCAGGCGCTCTACGAGATGGCCACGCGCGGCGTCCCGGAGGCCCTCGCGGATCTGCCGGCGTCGCGCTGCATCGACACGGGGGTCGACCTCGTGACCCTCGAGCGCACGCCCTTCTCGAGCGCCCTCTCGGATCACCTCGCCTTGAGCTCCGCCCGCAGGATCGCGAACCGCAGGCTGGGCGCGGGGGGGCGCGAGCGCGCGCTCGAGTTCCTGGTGATCGGCATGGCCCAGCGCGAGAGCCTCGTCGACGACGAGCGCGCGCCCGTCACGGACGACTCGCTGGTGGGCCGGGTGATGCGCTCGTGCAGCTCGCTCGTCATCGACACCGCGTCGAGCGAGCACCAGCGCTTCCGCGACGTCGCCGAGGCGCGCCGGAGCGGCGCGCGCACGCTGGTCGGCGTGCCGCTGCTCTCCCGCGAGGCGGTCCTCGGGGTCCTCGTCCTGGCCAGCCCGCAGCCCGACGCGTGCTCGGCGACCGACCTGGCGCTCATCGAGCGCGTGGCCGCGGTGGCCGCCGTCGCCATCGAGAACGCGCGGCTCTTGTCGCGGATCAAGGAGCGGACGAGGGCGCTCGAGTCGCTGAGCAGCCGCCAGGAGGCGCTCCTCGAGACGATCGCCGCGATGTCGAGCCCGGTGGTGCCGATCGCGCGCGGCGTCCTCGTCATGCCGATCGTGGGCGCGCTGGACACGCACCGCTCCGGCCGCTTCATCGAGGCGATGCTGAAGGAGATCTCCGAGCACCAGGCGCGCGTCGTGATCATCGACGTCACCGGCATGGCGGTGGTCGACGCGAGCGCGGCGAACCACCTCGCTCAGGCGGCGCGCGCCGCCGGGCTGCTCGGGGCCGAGGTTGTGCTCGTCGGGATCGCGCCCGAGACGGCGCGGCTCATGGTGGAGCAGGGGCTCGATCTCGGGGCGATCGTCACCCGCTCCACGCTGGAGCTCGGGTTCTCGTACGCGCTCGGCAAGACGGGCGGGCGGGTCGTCCAGGGGCGCCGCTGA
- a CDS encoding fumarylacetoacetate hydrolase family protein, producing the protein MKLASLRGPGRDGTLVVVRRDGLAYAPAGAAFPTLQAALDDWERAEPALRRIAADVELGEAAVAPLVTEELAAPLPRAYEWIDGSAYIHHIVLVRKARGAEPPETLTTDPLVYQGGSGVLLGPTDDIVLRDEAWGLDFEAEVCVVLGDTPQGTRREEAHRHVRLFLLANDVTLRNLVPAELAKGFGFFCSKPATAFSPFAITPDELGDALRDGRVHLRLRSIYNGALIGDPEAGPEMHFSFFDLIAHVTRTRSLTAGTLLGSGTVSNEDPARGVSCLAERRMLEILSDGAARTPFMKPGDTIMIEMLNHAGESLFGRIAQRVVAG; encoded by the coding sequence ATGAAGCTCGCCTCTCTCCGCGGCCCCGGCCGTGACGGCACGCTCGTCGTCGTCCGCCGCGACGGCCTCGCCTACGCGCCCGCCGGCGCGGCCTTCCCCACGCTCCAGGCCGCGCTGGACGACTGGGAGCGCGCCGAGCCCGCGCTCCGCCGCATCGCGGCCGACGTCGAGCTCGGCGAGGCGGCCGTGGCGCCGCTGGTCACGGAAGAGCTCGCTGCGCCGCTTCCGCGCGCCTACGAGTGGATCGACGGCTCGGCGTACATCCACCACATCGTGCTCGTGCGCAAGGCGCGCGGCGCCGAGCCCCCCGAGACGCTGACGACCGATCCGCTTGTGTACCAGGGCGGCTCCGGCGTCCTCCTCGGCCCGACCGACGACATCGTCCTGCGCGACGAGGCGTGGGGCCTGGATTTCGAGGCCGAGGTCTGCGTCGTCCTCGGCGACACGCCGCAGGGCACGCGCCGCGAAGAGGCCCACCGGCACGTCCGCCTGTTCCTGCTGGCCAACGACGTGACGCTGCGCAACCTCGTGCCCGCCGAGCTCGCGAAGGGGTTCGGGTTCTTCTGCTCCAAGCCCGCCACCGCGTTCTCGCCGTTCGCGATCACGCCCGACGAGCTCGGGGACGCGCTCCGCGACGGGCGCGTCCACCTGCGGCTCCGCTCGATTTACAACGGCGCGCTCATCGGCGATCCCGAGGCCGGCCCGGAGATGCACTTCTCGTTCTTCGATCTGATCGCGCACGTCACCAGGACCCGCAGCCTCACGGCGGGGACCCTCCTCGGCAGCGGCACCGTCTCCAACGAGGACCCGGCGCGCGGCGTGTCTTGCCTCGCCGAGCGGCGCATGCTCGAGATCCTCTCGGACGGGGCGGCCAGGACGCCGTTCATGAAGCCAGGAGACACGATCATGATCGAGATGCTGAATCACGCGGGAGAGAGCCTGTTCGGGCGCATCGCGCAGCGGGTGGTGGCCGGATGA
- the maiA gene encoding maleylacetoacetate isomerase: MSAAVQGLTLYGYWRSSCSWRVRIALAHKGIEHAYRPVSLVRDGGEQLRDDYRAKNPMAQVPLLEFEQGGAVRRVSQSVAIIELLEDLFPAPPLLPADPYLRARARQLVEMINSGTQPMQNTATLKYVRDELGGDEKAFGRRFIAAGLAAFQAAAGELSGRFCVGDHVTVADVFLVPQLYNARRYEVDLAPLSTLTRIEAACMELPVFQAAHADRQVDAVA; the protein is encoded by the coding sequence ATGAGCGCCGCAGTCCAGGGGCTCACGCTCTACGGTTACTGGCGCAGCTCGTGCAGCTGGCGCGTGCGCATCGCCCTGGCCCACAAGGGCATCGAGCACGCGTACCGGCCGGTGAGCCTCGTCCGGGACGGCGGCGAGCAGCTCCGCGACGACTACCGGGCCAAGAACCCGATGGCGCAGGTGCCCCTGCTCGAGTTCGAGCAGGGCGGCGCCGTCCGGCGTGTGTCCCAGTCGGTGGCCATCATCGAGCTGCTCGAGGACCTCTTCCCCGCGCCGCCGCTCCTGCCCGCGGATCCGTACCTGCGCGCCAGGGCGCGGCAGCTCGTGGAGATGATCAACTCCGGCACGCAGCCGATGCAGAACACCGCCACGCTGAAGTACGTGAGGGACGAGCTCGGCGGCGACGAGAAGGCCTTCGGGCGGCGCTTCATCGCCGCGGGCCTCGCCGCGTTCCAGGCGGCGGCGGGCGAGCTCTCCGGGCGGTTCTGCGTCGGCGACCACGTCACGGTTGCGGACGTGTTCCTCGTGCCCCAGCTCTACAACGCGCGGCGCTACGAGGTCGACCTCGCGCCGCTCTCGACCCTCACGCGGATCGAGGCCGCGTGCATGGAGCTGCCTGTGTTCCAGGCGGCCCACGCCGACCGCCAGGTCGACGCGGTCGCCTAG